A window of Miscanthus floridulus cultivar M001 chromosome 12, ASM1932011v1, whole genome shotgun sequence genomic DNA:
GCGTCCTGGAGCGGATGGCGGCGTCGGCCAAGGGCAACGAGTACTGCCTCTACGACAGCCAGACGCTGACGGCCTTCACGTCGTCGCTGTACGTGGCCGGGCTGTTCGCGTCGCTCGTGGCCAGCCGCGTGACCAGGGCCATGGGCCGGCAGTCCGTCATGCTCATGGGCGGCGCCCTCTTCTTCGCCGGCGGCGCCGTCACCGGTGGCGCCGTCAACATCGCCATGCTCATCGTCGGccgcatgctgctcggcttcggCGTCGGGTTCACCAACCAGGTCAGTTTCAGTGTCCGCCTCCGCCCTGCCGCGCCATCCGGCAATGCGTCACGCGCATGTGCGCCAGAGAGGTTCGTCCAAAGTCTCCGGCTGATGACACGGACTTGACTTGGCCGGGTTTCACTGCAGTCATTGGACATCGCGGTAGACTTTTTCACTTATATACATAGCTATTACGGAGTACTACGTACTAAGAGGCCGTTCGGCTGGCTCGTTACCAGCCGGCTGGCTTGTTTTGTCTCTCacgaaatcactgttcacgttctgtcagaatagtatttttctctcacaacaatcagccggaacagtatttttcagtcctgccgaacaggctctAAACTACTAATTAGTTCCCGGACAGTGAGGTCATGGACAGATTTCGTACTAAATAAACAGGCCATTAGAATTATCCTAGAATGAAAGATCACCGAGATATTTTTCGAGCATTGTTGCTTAAATATTTTCAAAAGTCCACGATAGCGAAGCGAGTGCTGGCCAATATATTGGATAGTCGCGATTGATGACGCGGGCATGTGGGATCCGcgggaacaaaaaaaaaagtatctTTGTTGACTTTGTTAGTCCAAAGCTAGAACTGTCCTATCCGGTATGTCGGTACTCGAGTAGAAAGTGGATGAAAATTTCCCTTTTTCGGGTCTCCGCCTTGGTGGCTTGGTGCTCGACCACGAGATCGCCAACGCCAAACAATGGGATGTTGGCATGTTGCCAGTTCAAAAGTCAGCTTGTCAGGACTCGTGTGTCTTTGGCTCGATGGTCGGGCATAATCAAAAGGGCaaattggcaaaaaaaaaaaaaaaaatcttcgtTTTCTTTTGGACTCGGTAGCAGTCGCCATTAGAGCCCATCTGTGAAGCGATGTCCTTACTGAAGGCCCATTAGAGCCTGTTTAAACTTAAATTTGCCAAACCACACTGCAGGCCGCGCCTCTGTTCCTGGCCGAGATGGCACCGTCGCGGTGGCGGGGCTCCCTCACGGCGGGCTACCAGTTCTTCCTGGCGCTCGGGgtgctcatcgccaacctcgtCAACTACGCCACGGCGCACGTCCCCTGGGGGTGGCGCGTCTCCCTGGGGCTCGCGGGCGCGCCGGCCGTCGTCATCTTCGTCGGCGCGCTCTTCCTCACCGACACCCCCAGCAGCCTCGTCATGCGGGGGCGCGCCGACCGGGCCCGGGCGGCGCTGCTCCGGGTGCGCGGGCGCGACGCCGACGTGGAAGCCGAGCTCAGGGACATCACCAAGGCCGTGGAGGCCGCGCGCCAGAGCGAGGACGGCGCGTTCCGCCGGATGGCCACCAGGCGCGAGTACCGCCCGCACCtggtcctcgccgtcgccgtgcCCATGTTCTTCCAGCTCACGGGCGTCATCGTGCTCGCCTTCTTCGCGCCGCTGGTGTTCCGGACCGTCGGGTTCGGGAGCAACGCCGCGCTGATGGGTGCCGTCATACTCGGCGCGGTCAACCTGGGCTCCCTCGTGCTCTCCACCCTCGTCATCGACCGCTACGGACGGAAGGTGCTCTTCATGGTCGGCGGCATACAGATGGTCATCTGCCAGGTATGTCATGTTTTATTCTACGTGGATGCATGACTGGAGGATcaatgtgtgttgtttcttgtgGTTTCGTCTCTAATAACTAACTCTTGGCTCTCGAACGACGACGAAGGTTGCGATTGCTTGGATCATGGGGGCGAAAATCGGCAAGGGCGGCGAGGCGGCAATGGCGCATCCATACGGCGTGGCGGTGCTGGTGCTCACCTGCCTGCACACCGCCGGGTTCGGGTGGTCATGGGGGCCGCTGGGGTGGGTGATCCCGAGCGAAATATTCCCGGTGGACATCCGGTCGGCGGGGCAGGCCATGAACGTCTCCATCGGCCTCTGCCTCACCTTCGTGCAGACGCAGTCGTTCCTCGCCATGCTCTGCCGCTTCAAGTACGCCACCTTCGCCTACTACGCCGCCTGGGTCGCCGTCATGACCGTCTTCATTGCGCTCTTCCTGCCGGAGACCAAGGGCATCCCGCTCGAGTCCATGGGCACCATTTGGGGGAAACACTGGTACTGGAAGAGGTTCGTCGACGACGGAAAGAGCGACGTGGCACTGACCTAAGGTGGGTGATAGGCACAtgaagaaaaggaaaaggaaaagaaaagaaagaaagcacCGGTGTGGAATGTGGACTCGTAATATTTTAGTGTCTGTGGCGTGACCATTTGGCATGCCAACGTGTATTTATATACTCGTCGTTGTGATTTCGTGAATTGTGATTATGAAAGTACCCTCTAATGAACTCTCTCtaggaaagaatgcaattctagcacagtgttatggtttagtatcttaagtttgatcaattatagataaaaatgtatcaatatttatgacatcaaataaatatcattagattaattacgaaatgtattttcgtAATAAATTATTTTAGAGACGTAAATGAGAATAGTATTCActagaaatttggtcaaataTAAACCACTTTTGATGGCACGTAACTCatagttgcatttttttttggaCGGGTGGAGTACCATGATATACTACAGTAGCTTGCTCGAAAACTTTAGGTTCTGTTTGGAATATAAAAAGTTTTACTTTAACTTAGTCTCATGTACCATTTGGCGACTTCTCATTCCAGAAGAGAACCTTTCTAACGGCGCTGGTCTCACATCAGAGTTCCATTGAAGTCAACGacaatcatcgaaacaagtcaatatttagaatctgtcagggtgctatgACACATTTTGGTTCATTGGGCTATGTATTGTCTAGATTGTGATACGATTAATAACCAAAGGAAACATAATGCTAATATTGTAGGGTTCGAATTTATGATCTGAAGTAGGATCAATGTATCACTCCGTCTAAATTGATAGTTATCTGAACATGACCTATTCCCATCCCTTCGCCTTGGTTCACCAGAAAGCCAACTACACCCGATTCCCCGTACCGAGACTTAGTTAtagcagtggcggatgcacgatgcgggataagggggggctaaaacaatggatatgttgatttgcatgaagatttaatggtgaaatcaagcttttgctacagtaattgggcttgaaatcaagaaattagggggggctggagccccccctttggatccgccgctggtTATAGGCGTAGCCGTACTCTTGGGGCGATGGAGGTACCCATGGTAATGGTATAGGTAATCATAAGGTGGTGAGGATGCCGATGCAGGCGAACATAAAAGGTTGCAGTAGAATAGAGCACACAAAAATGACGAATATGTGGGGCACCGTATtctgcagcactacttcagcGGTATTTTTTTTAGTGAACGAACAATGTTTTCGTCTCAGAACAAATCAGTATAAGCatcaacataagccaaatttcagcgaaacaaacgGGGCAAACAGATCCTAAATCAGAAAATTCAAAAGAAACACCAATTAATCAACTAGCAGGAATGAGAACCCCAATCAACGATCAATAAAAGACTCTCTAAGACAGCCCATCAATACGATCAGCGACACGAGCTCTAGATAGGGGCTGGCAAGAGAGAAACCCCCAATCAGTGATCAAGAAAACACTCTCAAGTGGTGGATCAGTGTGATCAGCAACACaagctcaaaaaaaaaaatgctaccCCAACTAGAGACCCTCATGGCGATCTTCCTGAGGGCTCGTGTAGAAGCGGAAACTTCAGTTCTGAATTTAGACCGATACCATGTAGGAGAATAGAATTGTATGATATTGGATAGCTTGCATGGAGCGTCTTGGGTGATATATACAGAGTTTATATAACTTCGGGATTAAACCAGTCCTAGTCATGATATACTCTAATGACACGAATTGTATTCACAAGACAACACGGcacccaaaaaaaaagaaaagaaaagcataAGCAGTATAACTACTTCAAGGTTCATCTTCAACGATCATATACTCGGGATTTTGGATCTCAGTTTAGAAGAGTACTTCCCTCCTTGAACAGCACAAAGATGCTGCTGCCATCGCCTCTGGAGATCCTGAGCTCTTCGTCAAGGTAGGTCGTAAGCAACCACGATTCGGCGTTGTTTGTCCTGATCGGTATTTTCAGTGGAGGCTGATCAGATATGGTCTTTGCAACCGAGGATGCTGCATTTTCGATAGAAGTAAATATGCCTTTCAGTGGACTCAGGTCGATGTTCTGTCCAAACAATTCAAACTTCTCTGGTAGCACAATGGAGTCGGTCAACTGTGGTGTACCAACAATGCCTTCATCAAATTTGATCTGCAAGGATTCAGAATCATGTGCTCAGTCAGAACCATTTATAGCAGAGAAGCTCtatgctcaagtatggcaagtggGTTTATGAAGGCATGCATTGCCCTATTTGTTTGTTTCCAAGGCAGAGTTATTCGGTGTTGTGAGCACTCCCAGGCATTGGATCTTAAACCGCCTTAGATCTCTGCTTGGGAACAGACCTGCCTGGTAGGGTTCAAAGCAACAACCTCATACAACCACAAGATCAACCGAGGCCCCATTTAGTGGAGGTCTAGCCAGCTCTGGCTCTAGTTCCTTCATGCAATATAGCTGAACTATAGCAAGGAAACATTTAACTCTATGAGATTCAAGTATTCAATCTTGCACGAAAAAGCCTAACACTCTATGAGATTCAAGTATTCAATTTAACTCTGAGATTCAAGTATTCAATTTATTCGTTTTCTTGACTTCAATGAACATTTTGGCGCTACTACGTCACAGTATTCATACCTAGGAGACACAAAAGCCATGCACTTCCTCCGACCAAAAATAAAGTCCATTCAGACATCAGCACAATCTTTAATATGACACTTTGACTAACAATATCTTTATAAATATAAAGTCTTTGATGGAAAGGATTATACATATGAAAATATAGTTCATAATGAACTAGTAAGGCTGATCTTATGTTGTTAGTTCATATAGAATCCTCAATATTGATAGTCAAAGGCAAAAGATACTTAATTCAGGAGAAACCTACAGAGACTCATATTTGAAATCACAAGAAGTAAATCTTTACAAAATTGGGTGAATCTTTGTTGTATATCCAAAAAGCACCAAATTCAATTCAACTTCattaaattaaatatttatatattatGCCGTCTAGGTATGCCAACAGGAAAAACATTATTAAACAGAGGGAGCAATTTGTGAATCATAGTGGAAttaagatttaagaacatcaatgCATGTGAGTGTCTGAAATAGTCATGGTAAACTGCTTTCAGTCATAGAAGATGAAAAATGGATACTTCGACTACAGAATTTCACCTGTACGCGCTTGGGGCTTCTAATTTCAAATTTTGCATTGGTGGCAACTGAGGTCGTAGCCAAAGGTCCTGAAAACTTGATACAGTTTTGCACTGTGAAGTTCTCGGAATCAATGGTCTGTGATATTTCCTCCACCTTCACGAGCTCAGGCAGATTTCCAAACCCCAATAGTGGGAACAGTTGGGAAAATGATGTGTACCTGAAATCACATAATCAATCAGACTCCTAAAATTCTTAAGGCTGCAGCAGAGCAGCAGTGTAAGTTTAACAACAGTTTCACTTCAATGGACTTGTGCGATATTCTAGTTGGTCAGTTTCAGAAGCCAGAATTCTGTTAGTCACGATGTTGACTGCATGTGCAGTGATCAAAGCAGTGAAGTGGAAAATAAAAATCGATAGAattgcttttatttttttttcttccagTCCAAAAATCATAATTGGTACATTCTCAACAAAGTGATAGCAACACCCAACTGACATTGTTTGTCATGTAGGTTTGTGCATCTGCAGAACAAAACTGAAACCACATTCCGCATACTTGAAAGTCAATTAGGTATGTGTGCTCTGCAAGCTCAAAATATTTACCAGGTGAATAAGCAACCACAGAAGTGAAATTTattgttgggccacacaattttGTAGCATATGTGGGTTCTATTGTGAACCTTGAAAGGAATCCGATGCTCTTAGTTTAACTAGAGTAGGATAAAGCGATTTCTGAATctaaagtgttttctcaaaaatcAAAGACTGGAACAATTTCTCAGTAGACCATGTCATGCTGAAATTATTCGGGGGAAAAAAAGGAAAGAATCAGTTCGTAGAAGATTCTTAACAATTTTTCATCAGCCAATACCAATCTGAGAGGTAAAATCCAAAAGAAACTCGAACAATAATTGTCCCACTCAAACTATGCAGTTTTCAGTATCGATCAAGCCGTACGCAGAGTAGCAGATTTTAGCGCCCACTTGTAATAAGCATTCAAAAGGCATGAGATCAATTTCACCAATTTAAAGCAAACACAAATTTGTAGAAACTTTGCTGACAACACAAAATATCAAATTGTACAAGTTTTCTATCAATCACTGTACCAAACTCAGAAGTGAAGTCAGAAAGGACGTGGGCAACAAATTCCCCAGTTATGGTGAAATTTCCGGTAAAATTAGTGCCCTCTTGTCCTATAAGTTCAGGACACAATCAGATGAATTTCACCGACCACGAGAGACAACGGTACTACTCCAGCTGCTGAAGGGGGGAAGAAAGAGACCGGGATCAAAAGGGGGACGGTTTCTTACGCGAGGATCCACTTGCCGTTGAGGAGCGTAAGCGCCTCGGTAGGCGCCGGCGTGGGGTTGCGCGTCTCGAGCTGCGTGATGAGCTCCAACACCTTGGCCCGCGACTCGCTGGACGCCCGCAGGCCCCGCTCCGTGCCGTACAGCGCATCCTTCAGCTGCGCCTTGAGCTCCGCGACCTCTCTCGCCTCCGGCGCCTCCGGCCCCTCCGCCACCGCGGTCCCCGTGGCAGCGGACCCGCCCTCAGGCTCCGGCCCCCACTCGTCGTCCTCGGGCTCCGGGTCACCGCCCGAgcccggcggcgccgccgccgcccgcgcaagGACAACGCGGCGCGCAGAACGCAGGGGTGGGAAGCGCGGTGGGTTCGGGAACGCGAAGGCGCCGGCGCTGCGGCGCTTAGACGAGGACGAGAGCGACGGGGATGGCGCGCGGAGGACGAGAGCGTTGAGCAACGCGGATCCCGCCATGGTGCTGGGTTCTGATTCTGTGCAAGCTTTCTCCTTCCGTACCTTTGTCCGGCTTCCTGTTTTGTTTCTGGAAATGGTGAAGCGTGGTAGGGTGGTACTCCATTCATCCACAAAAAATATATAGAGTTCTTATTTTTCGAAATcaaataatttaaaaaataataaaaaatattaatatttatgatacaaaataaacaATACTAAATTAATTAcagaatatatttttattataaatttatttagagacatagatactaatattatttactaaaatttaattaaatttgaGCTAAGGGAGTAGATGATAAAATGTATTTGTTGGAGAGTCTTACTCTTACACTCCTCTTGAGCGTGCTAGAGAGAGCGGTTGGTTCTTTTCCTCAATTCAATGGGCCATGAAAAACGTGGACCTTGAAATACTACAGCAGAATAAAACTGGATGAAAATAGAGTAGATATTTAT
This region includes:
- the LOC136495410 gene encoding sugar transport protein MST1-like, translated to MAGGVIVPSDGPATDYGGGLTLSVFMTCLVAASGGLIFGYDIGISGGVSEMEPFLRRFFPRVLERMAASAKGNEYCLYDSQTLTAFTSSLYVAGLFASLVASRVTRAMGRQSVMLMGGALFFAGGAVTGGAVNIAMLIVGRMLLGFGVGFTNQAAPLFLAEMAPSRWRGSLTAGYQFFLALGVLIANLVNYATAHVPWGWRVSLGLAGAPAVVIFVGALFLTDTPSSLVMRGRADRARAALLRVRGRDADVEAELRDITKAVEAARQSEDGAFRRMATRREYRPHLVLAVAVPMFFQLTGVIVLAFFAPLVFRTVGFGSNAALMGAVILGAVNLGSLVLSTLVIDRYGRKVLFMVGGIQMVICQVAIAWIMGAKIGKGGEAAMAHPYGVAVLVLTCLHTAGFGWSWGPLGWVIPSEIFPVDIRSAGQAMNVSIGLCLTFVQTQSFLAMLCRFKYATFAYYAAWVAVMTVFIALFLPETKGIPLESMGTIWGKHWYWKRFVDDGKSDVALT
- the LOC136496443 gene encoding probable plastid-lipid-associated protein 2, chloroplastic, which encodes MAGSALLNALVLRAPSPSLSSSSKRRSAGAFAFPNPPRFPPLRSARRVVLARAAAAPPGSGGDPEPEDDEWGPEPEGGSAATGTAVAEGPEAPEAREVAELKAQLKDALYGTERGLRASSESRAKVLELITQLETRNPTPAPTEALTLLNGKWILAYTSFSQLFPLLGFGNLPELVKVEEISQTIDSENFTVQNCIKFSGPLATTSVATNAKFEIRSPKRVQIKFDEGIVGTPQLTDSIVLPEKFELFGQNIDLSPLKGIFTSIENAASSVAKTISDQPPLKIPIRTNNAESWLLTTYLDEELRISRGDGSSIFVLFKEGSTLLN